The following coding sequences lie in one Alloacidobacterium dinghuense genomic window:
- a CDS encoding cytochrome C assembly family protein, with protein sequence MYLLWLRVAAVLYGLASVSVLPAVFGDRPRWQRICLPLTIGGWFFHFVAFVEMLAAAHRLMPVGMHQVQSTLSLLIVTAFLLIWLRYRTISFGVFALPLAFLIILVPAIGPDRYTFSSSQVRSGWIAIHVTLLLAAYAALIFSLLASLFYLAQERRLKNRQSPGFLEWLPPLDTMDQIAKTTLIFGFHCMTGGLLIGSLIAQEHMGAAYFLDPKVVLSFVMWVLYLVILFVRRSTGLRGKRAVYLSSAVFLLMLCVLAANLFSSVHRFPTQ encoded by the coding sequence ATGTATCTGCTATGGCTAAGGGTTGCGGCGGTGCTTTATGGGCTGGCCAGCGTGTCTGTGCTGCCTGCGGTTTTTGGCGACCGTCCGCGCTGGCAGAGGATTTGCCTTCCGTTGACGATTGGCGGGTGGTTTTTCCACTTTGTCGCGTTCGTGGAAATGCTGGCCGCGGCGCATCGGTTGATGCCGGTTGGCATGCACCAGGTCCAGTCCACGCTTTCGCTGTTGATTGTCACCGCGTTTCTGCTGATCTGGCTTCGTTATCGCACGATCTCTTTTGGCGTGTTCGCGCTGCCGCTTGCTTTTCTGATTATTCTGGTTCCCGCCATCGGTCCGGATCGATATACATTCTCGTCTTCTCAGGTGCGAAGTGGTTGGATTGCAATTCATGTAACGCTTCTGCTGGCGGCTTATGCGGCGCTGATCTTCAGCCTGCTGGCAAGCCTTTTCTATCTGGCGCAGGAGCGGCGGCTTAAGAACAGGCAGTCGCCTGGGTTTCTGGAGTGGCTGCCGCCGCTCGACACCATGGACCAGATTGCCAAGACGACGCTCATCTTTGGCTTTCACTGCATGACCGGAGGCCTGCTGATCGGGTCGCTGATCGCGCAGGAACACATGGGCGCAGCATATTTCCTCGATCCGAAGGTTGTGCTTTCGTTCGTCATGTGGGTGCTGTACCTGGTGATTTTGTTCGTGCGGCGTTCCACTGGGCTGCGCGGCAAGAGAGCTGTATATCTCTCAAGCGCGGTTTTCCTTCTCATGCTGTGTGTACTGGCCGCGAATCTATTCAGTTCGGTGCATAGGTTTCCGACGCAATGA
- the mutS gene encoding DNA mismatch repair protein MutS, producing the protein MRYADLFPVSETSLQSVETAQTPLMRQYAAAKQQHPDTLLFFRLGDFYELFFEDAHVASRELQITLTARDKERAVPMCGVPYHAAEAYISRLLRKGYRIAICEQMEDPKLTKKIVRREVTRVLTPGTAIDPALSSEQNNFLAAVSFGENVAALALLDLSTGDFRAAEFTGAQAVALCLDELQKASPSELLVPGQNPLLTQKADLPFAIERIKTKTPIEDWVFTRDYAVPLLERQLGTASLDGFGLSQHPTAAIASGAILHYVRSTQRVELGHIDSIRFYERAEHLQLDQVTVRNLELLEPLFSEAGSATTLFHTLDCCRTPMGKRMLRASILRPLLNEQTIHARYEAVEFLKNDLILREKVRQILEGILDLERLLARISLDSAGPRDLLALAASLQHLPQLQNALTGIDLSLWKQITTRLDTLEDICAKIHQTIQPSPPLTLAEGGVIAAGRDEELDELRTLSQSGRQSIASIEERERARTGISSLKVRFNSVFGYYIEITKANLANVPGDYERKQTLVNAERFTTPELKDYETKILTAQERSVEIEKRIFAELRREVLDHASRIRKTSTAVAEADLLANFAHLAALRNYARPQLATEILLELVSARHPVIECLMEEQSEGRFIPNDLYLDVQGPAILLLTGPNMGGKSTYLRQAALLVIMAQMGCFVPAAAMRYGLVDRIYTRIGASDNLARGRSTFMVEMTETATILNTATERSLILLDEMGRGTATFDGLSLAWATLEYLHAHIGARTLFATHYHELTILAEQLAHLKNLRVAVKETPQGIVFLHAIELGPASKSYGIDVARLAGLPPQVIQRARHVLKQHERSERNNVAVETAAPLQLTMFTPLSQRILDRLQETDINSLTPLQALNLLEELQSEIKSPQGNA; encoded by the coding sequence ATGCGATATGCTGACCTTTTCCCAGTGTCCGAAACTTCTCTCCAATCTGTCGAGACGGCGCAGACGCCGCTCATGCGTCAGTACGCCGCAGCCAAGCAACAACATCCTGATACATTGCTGTTCTTTCGCCTCGGCGATTTCTACGAGCTCTTCTTTGAAGATGCTCACGTCGCCTCGCGCGAACTGCAAATCACCCTCACTGCCCGCGACAAAGAGCGTGCCGTGCCCATGTGCGGCGTGCCCTATCACGCAGCTGAAGCCTACATCTCGCGATTGCTGCGCAAGGGCTATCGCATCGCCATCTGCGAGCAGATGGAGGATCCAAAGCTGACAAAGAAGATCGTTCGGCGTGAGGTCACGCGCGTCCTCACCCCGGGAACAGCGATCGATCCCGCTCTTAGTTCCGAGCAGAATAATTTTCTCGCCGCCGTATCCTTTGGAGAAAACGTTGCGGCCCTCGCTCTGCTTGACCTCTCAACCGGCGACTTCCGTGCCGCAGAGTTTACTGGAGCCCAGGCAGTCGCTCTATGCCTCGACGAGTTACAGAAAGCATCGCCCAGCGAACTGCTCGTTCCCGGCCAGAATCCCCTGCTAACACAGAAAGCAGATCTGCCATTCGCGATCGAACGCATCAAGACAAAGACCCCGATCGAAGACTGGGTGTTCACGAGAGACTACGCTGTGCCTCTGCTTGAGCGTCAATTAGGCACTGCATCGCTCGACGGCTTCGGATTATCGCAGCATCCAACCGCCGCCATAGCTTCCGGAGCCATCCTGCATTATGTGCGAAGCACGCAGCGCGTTGAGCTTGGCCACATCGACAGCATTCGCTTTTACGAACGCGCCGAACATCTCCAACTCGATCAGGTGACCGTCCGTAATCTCGAGCTGCTCGAACCGCTCTTCAGTGAAGCAGGCTCGGCGACAACACTCTTCCACACACTCGATTGCTGCCGGACCCCTATGGGCAAACGCATGCTTCGCGCTTCGATCCTTCGCCCCCTGCTGAACGAACAGACGATCCATGCCCGCTACGAAGCTGTCGAATTCCTGAAGAATGACCTGATCCTGCGCGAAAAAGTCCGACAGATTCTCGAGGGGATTCTCGATCTCGAGCGACTGCTCGCTCGCATCTCCCTCGACAGCGCAGGCCCCCGCGATCTGCTGGCGCTGGCAGCTTCGCTGCAACACTTGCCGCAATTGCAAAACGCCCTGACCGGCATTGACCTCTCGCTTTGGAAGCAGATCACCACCCGGCTCGATACCCTGGAAGACATCTGCGCAAAGATTCACCAGACAATTCAACCGTCGCCGCCTCTCACACTCGCAGAAGGTGGCGTCATCGCGGCAGGCAGAGACGAAGAACTGGACGAACTGCGAACCCTCAGCCAGAGCGGACGCCAGTCCATCGCCAGCATCGAGGAACGCGAACGAGCGCGCACTGGCATTTCGTCGTTAAAGGTCCGCTTCAATTCCGTCTTCGGTTATTACATTGAAATCACAAAGGCGAATCTCGCGAACGTTCCAGGTGACTATGAGCGAAAACAAACGCTGGTAAACGCCGAGCGGTTTACCACTCCCGAGCTGAAAGATTACGAGACAAAGATCCTTACCGCGCAGGAGCGCTCGGTTGAAATCGAAAAGCGAATCTTCGCCGAACTGCGCCGCGAAGTTCTTGACCATGCAAGCCGCATCCGCAAAACCAGCACCGCAGTTGCCGAAGCCGATCTCCTGGCAAATTTCGCGCATCTCGCGGCGCTCCGAAATTATGCGCGGCCGCAGCTTGCGACCGAGATACTCCTCGAACTCGTCAGCGCACGTCATCCTGTCATCGAGTGCCTGATGGAAGAACAGAGCGAGGGCCGATTTATTCCAAACGACCTTTACCTGGATGTCCAGGGTCCCGCCATCTTGCTGCTCACAGGGCCGAACATGGGTGGCAAGTCAACCTATCTGCGGCAGGCTGCTTTGCTGGTCATCATGGCGCAGATGGGCTGCTTCGTTCCCGCTGCCGCAATGCGCTACGGACTTGTCGACCGCATCTATACACGCATTGGGGCCAGCGATAATCTGGCGCGTGGACGCTCTACCTTCATGGTCGAGATGACGGAGACAGCGACCATCCTCAACACCGCGACCGAACGTTCGCTCATTCTGCTCGATGAAATGGGGCGCGGCACCGCGACCTTCGACGGCCTCTCACTCGCATGGGCAACCCTTGAATATCTGCATGCGCACATCGGCGCACGCACGCTTTTCGCGACGCACTACCATGAGCTGACCATCCTTGCCGAGCAACTAGCCCATCTCAAGAACCTCCGTGTAGCTGTCAAAGAGACGCCGCAAGGCATCGTTTTTCTGCATGCCATCGAACTGGGGCCGGCCAGCAAGAGCTATGGCATCGACGTTGCGCGTCTCGCAGGATTGCCCCCTCAAGTGATCCAGCGAGCGCGGCATGTCCTGAAGCAGCACGAGCGATCGGAACGCAACAACGTTGCGGTAGAAACAGCAGCGCCGCTGCAGCTCACCATGTTTACGCCACTCTCGCAACGCATTCTCGATCGATTGCAGGAGACGGACATCAACTCCTTGACACCGTTGCAGGCGCTGAATCTTCTTGAGGAGCTGCAGAGCGAAATCAAATCACCACAGGGTAATGCATGA
- the nagZ gene encoding beta-N-acetylhexosaminidase — protein MSTTLRRMVGQLTIVGLEGPELTSSERTWLKLIRPSGIILFRRNIDDAEQTVRLLREAAQITGAPNLRCVDLEGGLVDRLRDLIAPMPSPAEVYATRKPALFKKHGRLIAQEVRSLGFNTVFAPVLDLALPASASVMRTRTVSADPAEVIAYGAAFLDGLAAEGILGSGKHFPGLGGGNLDSHHAMPVIQRSWKEMWAADIAPFYALSRRLPMIMVAHAAYPNASKSMLPASISPFWISDVLRKRLLYRGLIVSDDMEMGGILTQRSMEEAAVEAIAAGTDVIEICRNQALVFQAYEALLSEAERSPSFRRRVQQAAGRVLRSKNKLLAGSVSRPPSPRKLEQLRRQVQELLQ, from the coding sequence ATGAGCACAACGCTTCGCCGGATGGTTGGACAGCTGACAATTGTGGGCCTCGAAGGACCGGAACTGACGTCCAGCGAGCGTACATGGCTCAAGTTGATTCGACCAAGCGGCATCATTCTCTTCCGCCGAAATATTGACGACGCTGAACAGACCGTCCGGCTTCTGCGTGAAGCCGCCCAGATCACTGGTGCACCAAATTTGCGCTGCGTCGATCTTGAAGGCGGACTCGTCGATCGACTGCGCGATTTAATCGCACCCATGCCATCGCCAGCCGAGGTCTACGCGACGCGCAAACCAGCGCTCTTTAAGAAACACGGCCGTCTTATTGCCCAAGAGGTACGCAGCCTCGGCTTCAACACGGTCTTCGCTCCAGTGCTCGATCTCGCGCTCCCCGCCTCCGCCAGCGTGATGCGCACACGCACTGTATCCGCTGATCCCGCCGAGGTAATCGCATATGGCGCAGCCTTTCTTGATGGACTTGCCGCCGAAGGCATCCTCGGGAGTGGAAAGCATTTCCCCGGCCTCGGCGGCGGCAATCTTGATTCGCACCACGCCATGCCCGTCATTCAACGTTCATGGAAAGAGATGTGGGCCGCAGATATCGCCCCCTTCTACGCTCTCAGCCGCCGCTTGCCCATGATCATGGTGGCCCATGCAGCCTATCCCAACGCATCGAAAAGCATGCTGCCAGCCTCGATTTCCCCATTTTGGATCTCCGATGTGCTTCGAAAGAGACTTCTCTATAGAGGTCTCATCGTATCGGACGATATGGAAATGGGAGGGATACTGACGCAGCGATCCATGGAGGAAGCTGCAGTGGAGGCAATCGCAGCAGGAACAGACGTTATCGAGATTTGCAGAAATCAAGCACTTGTTTTTCAGGCTTATGAAGCATTGCTCTCGGAGGCCGAGCGTTCGCCGTCTTTTCGCCGGCGCGTGCAACAGGCGGCAGGACGAGTCCTCCGCAGCAAGAACAAGTTGCTGGCCGGATCTGTGTCTCGGCCACCGTCGCCCCGCAAGTTGGAGCAACTGCGGCGCCAGGTACAAGAACTGCTGCAGTAG